TCAGGAACATCAAAATGGCAAATATTTTTATTTAATTGAAGAATATTTAAAGGTTATGGAATCAGCACAAAGACTATTTCCTAACAAAAAAGTGACATTTTTGATTTGCTCAAATCAGAAGCCAAACGAGGATTATTTCCAACATTTATCTTATGTTTATGGCAATAATCATATAATTGAGGATATGTATTCTTTAGCTGAGTGTGATTATATTATTGGCCCTCCTAGTAGTTATAGTATGTGGGCTTCATTTTATGGTAATCGACCTCTCTATATGATTAGGGATGTGAATAAAACCTTAGAAATCGAAGATTTTATCCACTTTTACCAATGGCAAGGAGTTTTTCACTATAACGAAGACTGGAGTAAAAGTGTCTGGGAATGGACACATTAAGTTAGATTGACGGACTAGGATTAAAAGTAATATTTATTTAACTTATTTATGAAAACAGAAAATAGAGGATTTATTACTATTTTAACCGGGCTTTACTCTTTTCAAGATTGCATTCATTTTTTAGCAGCGGTTAGGAAGTTTCATCAAGAGCCAATAATTATTTTAATTGATAAAGTTCCAGTAGTTCTCTATCCATTATTAAAGGCTTTCAAAAATATAATTTTAAAGCCAGCACCGGCGAATGAAAATACTGTTTTAGCATCAAGGGAAGCAAAGCTGGCTCTATATACAGCCTCGGAGTTTGATAAAACAATTTATCTAGATTCAGATATTTGCTTATTATCTAATATCAACGACGTATTTGAGTATCTAGATGAATATGACTTTTTATTAACTGAAGATGTAGAACCTTCTATTTTGAAAGCTACAAATTTATTACGTGGTAAACAAGAAGAACTCTTAGCAAATGTTGTGCCAATTCTGCAATCGGTAGGTTTACCATTACAAGCAGATAGTGTGCAATATAACGGCGGTTTTATGGCTTTTCGGAAAACAGAAGTAACCAAGGTATTTTTTGAAGAATTTAAAGGTTATTTTGAGATTGTCAAAAATAACCAAGATAAATTGCTCCTAAAAGATCAAGGTGCTTTTGCTGCTGCGATCGCATCTGTACGCCCTCACATGAAAACCCTGCCACCTACCTATAATTATCTCAGTAAGTGGGGAGAAGACTATGATGTTCAAGACCAAATAAAAGTCCTTCACTGTACCTATCCTTATCGACCCCAGTATGCTAAAAATATTAGTCGTTCTTTATACACAAGAGTTTTTGATAGATTTGCTAAAGTATTTTTACCGAATCAAGTTACAAATCCTTGGCGGAAAAAATGATTTAAAAATAGAGAAATAGGTGATGATGAGAGAAAAATTAAAGATATCACTGCTGGTATGGAATTTATCAACTAATGATGGTTTTATTCGTGCATCTTTATTAAAAAAAGCCCTGCTCAAATTAGGCTATAAAGTGCAAATATTCGGATTTTTATTTGATAAAGAGTTATATAAAGCGATCTCTTCTGAAGATCAAGTATATTCTGTCAGTGGCTCAAATTATCCAGATTTTTTTAAATCTATTAGTGAAATTCTCAAAATTATTGATGGAGATATTATTTATGCAATCAAACCTCAGCCAGCAAGTTTTGGTGTTGCACTTTTAAAGAAACTCTATAGCAAAATACCAGTTATTTTAGATATAGATGACTGGGAACTTAGCTGGTATGGTGGCGACAAATGGCATTATCGTCCTACACTCAAACAGTTAGCGAGGGATTTACTTAAAAAAGATGGAGTTTTGAGATCGCCTAATCATCCTTTGTATTTGAAATGGATGGAAGGTTTGGTGAATCAAGCTAATGCAGTAACCGTACATACTAGCTTTTTGCAGCAGCGTTTTGGCGGTCAGTTTGTTCCCAATGGTAAAGATACCTCCTTATTTGACCCGACTCGATACAATTCTGAAGAAAGTAGAAGTCGTTATGGTTTATCTGAATATCGAATTTTAATGTTTCCTGGTGCGCCAAGACCTTATAAAGGTCTAGAAGATGTTCTGATAGCACTAGATAAAATTAATCAGCCAGACTTAAGACTAGTGATTGTGGGTGGTAGTCCTTATGATAATTATGATGAGCAACTTCAACAAAAGTGGGGACGCTGGATTATCAAATTGCCAAATTATCCAGCTGATATTATGCCTGATTTGGTAGCAGCAGCTCACATCGTAGTCGTTCCCCAGCGAGATACCCCAGAAACTCGCGCTCAATTTCCCTTAAAGTTGACAGATGGCATGGCAATGGCTAAACCTATATTATCAACACGCGTTGGAGATATTCCCAAAATCTTAGGTGATACTGGTTATTTAGTCGAGCCAGCTTGTCCTGAACAGATTACAGAACAGATTCAATTGATTTTTGAGAATTTAGAGTCCGCAAATCAGCAAGGTATCAAGGCAAGACAAAGATGTGTGGAACTCTATAGTATAGAGGCGATGTCTTCTGTACTAGAGTCGGTAATTACTCGGTTGTAAATATTAATAGGGCATAGGGCATTGAAAAAGAGATTTTGATTTCCTGATTGTGCCAAATTAATATTTTATTTGGAAGAATCTCTAGAAGGTGATGTTGTAGGAATTTAACTATATTTTAACGGGGTTGAGATATGAAAATTATTTAGTTTGATTTCTTTCATAATTAGCTATTTTCGCAAGTAATTGGGAAATAATTTTAATCCGTAAAAGTGGCATAATAATACCCCATGTCTACCAGAAAACTACTATTAAGATTTGCTAAACCCTATCCAGGTTTAATTATCCTAACAATATTGTTAGGATTTTCTGGAGCTTTATTTAATGGCATCAGCACAGCTTTAATTGTGCCAGTAGTTTTAAAGATTGTCGGGCAAGAAGTAGATTTAAGTACTGCCCCTCCCATCTTAAAAAGAATGATATCTCCCTTTGATAATACTCCAGAAAGTTACCGGATAGGAGTAATGGCTGGGGCGATTATATTTACAATTCTTTTAAAAAACCTAGCTACTTATGCCAGTTCGTTAGCATCAAGTTCTTTAACCCGAAAACTGACATCAGATATGCGCGAAACCGGGTTAAAGTTATTACTAGAAATTGATATAGATTATTATGCCAAGACGAAGGTTGGTGATTTAATCAACCGTCTTGGTGGAGAAATTGGCCGGGCTGCAAGTGCTATAGGTAGTACAGTCAAGATAGTTATCTTAGGAATCACAATTTTAGTTTTTGTTGCTTTACTGCTGTCAATTTCTTGGCAGTTGACAATTGCCTCTACGTTTTTGCTGTCGTTGGTGACATTAGTAAATCAGTATGCCATTTCTCGATCTAAAAGTTTTGGTAAGCAGCTGAGTGAAATGTCTAGAGCATATTCAATCTCTGTGCTAGAGACTTTAAACGGAATTCGATTGGTAAAGGCGACGGGAAATGAAGAAAAAGAATATCAACGGATTCAAAAACTAATTCGCGATCGCGAATTAGCAGATTTCCAATCTCAAGTTAATTCGGAAATAATTACACCTCTGAGTGAGGTGATGGGGATTACAGCTTTACTACTGATTGTACTTTTAAGCAAAACCTTCTTTGCTAACCAGATTTCTTCTCTTTCCACCGTACTGCTGACATATTTATTAGTATTGCTGCGAGTGCTGCCATTGATTTCTCAGCTAAATACTATTCGCAGCAACTTTGCCAGTACCGCCGCCAGTGTGGATGTTACCAATGATTTTTTAAGCCTACACGATAAGCCAT
This Nostoc sp. KVJ3 DNA region includes the following protein-coding sequences:
- a CDS encoding glycosyltransferase family 4 protein, with the translated sequence MREKLKISLLVWNLSTNDGFIRASLLKKALLKLGYKVQIFGFLFDKELYKAISSEDQVYSVSGSNYPDFFKSISEILKIIDGDIIYAIKPQPASFGVALLKKLYSKIPVILDIDDWELSWYGGDKWHYRPTLKQLARDLLKKDGVLRSPNHPLYLKWMEGLVNQANAVTVHTSFLQQRFGGQFVPNGKDTSLFDPTRYNSEESRSRYGLSEYRILMFPGAPRPYKGLEDVLIALDKINQPDLRLVIVGGSPYDNYDEQLQQKWGRWIIKLPNYPADIMPDLVAAAHIVVVPQRDTPETRAQFPLKLTDGMAMAKPILSTRVGDIPKILGDTGYLVEPACPEQITEQIQLIFENLESANQQGIKARQRCVELYSIEAMSSVLESVITRL
- a CDS encoding glycosyltransferase, with translation MKTENRGFITILTGLYSFQDCIHFLAAVRKFHQEPIIILIDKVPVVLYPLLKAFKNIILKPAPANENTVLASREAKLALYTASEFDKTIYLDSDICLLSNINDVFEYLDEYDFLLTEDVEPSILKATNLLRGKQEELLANVVPILQSVGLPLQADSVQYNGGFMAFRKTEVTKVFFEEFKGYFEIVKNNQDKLLLKDQGAFAAAIASVRPHMKTLPPTYNYLSKWGEDYDVQDQIKVLHCTYPYRPQYAKNISRSLYTRVFDRFAKVFLPNQVTNPWRKK